The genome window GCGATCACCGTATGCGGCCCAGACGTGGCCGCGACGGTGAAGGCCCTCAAGGCCGTCGCCCAGGATACCAAGGTCCTGCAGATCAAAGGCGCCATCCTGGGACGCAGTGTGCTGGATGCCGCCGGCGCGGAAGCCCTGGCCGACCTGCCGCCGCGCGAGGTTCTGCTGGCGCAGGTGGTGGGTGCCATCCAGGCGCCGCTCAGCGGCCTGGTTACCGTCCTGTCCGCGCCCATGCGCGGCCTGGTCACTGTGCTGAAGGCGTACGCCGACAAGAAGGCGGCGTAACGCCGGCAGTGTATCGTCGAAACACAACCCATTACATATCAACTGGAGGAGCAAAATGACCAAAGAGGAAATTATTGAAGCGA of Anaerolineae bacterium contains these proteins:
- a CDS encoding 50S ribosomal protein L10, whose amino-acid sequence is MVAEYVRLFSNSQALVVVDYRGLPMKVINKLRADIRPAGSKFMVVKNTLARIALQQAGLAVPQDLLKGTTAITVCGPDVAATVKALKAVAQDTKVLQIKGAILGRSVLDAAGAEALADLPPREVLLAQVVGAIQAPLSGLVTVLSAPMRGLVTVLKAYADKKAA